From the genome of Bacteroides sp. MSB163, one region includes:
- a CDS encoding porin family protein — protein sequence MKKIIVFICLLTLVSTVNIAHAQEERNHGIIWSSLHGLEYEIKAGINIGGATPLPLPQEIRALTGYSPNIYLSIEGNITKWFTKKKNWGMTLGIKIENKGMEADARVKNYSMEIIGGGGERLSGNWTGDVKTKFRAAYFSIPVLATYQLSNRVRLSAGPYISFKTNGDFNGYVSEGYLRKEDPTGTKVEFTGDNTAPYDFSDDLRSFQWGVQAGASWRAFKRLTVHGDITWGLNNIFNKDFQTITFNMYPIYLNVGFGYAF from the coding sequence ATGAAAAAGATTATAGTATTTATTTGCCTGTTGACACTAGTAAGCACTGTGAATATCGCTCATGCACAAGAAGAAAGAAATCACGGTATTATCTGGTCTTCACTGCATGGATTAGAATATGAAATAAAAGCCGGTATAAATATCGGTGGAGCTACTCCCCTCCCTCTGCCTCAAGAAATTAGAGCATTGACAGGATACAGTCCTAATATCTACCTTTCTATAGAAGGAAATATCACAAAATGGTTCACCAAAAAGAAAAATTGGGGAATGACATTAGGTATAAAGATTGAGAACAAAGGTATGGAAGCTGATGCTCGTGTAAAAAATTATAGTATGGAAATCATTGGAGGAGGAGGCGAACGTCTGTCGGGTAACTGGACTGGTGATGTAAAAACTAAATTCCGAGCTGCATACTTCTCTATTCCCGTACTAGCTACTTATCAGCTTAGTAATCGCGTCAGACTAAGTGCTGGTCCGTATATCTCATTCAAAACCAATGGAGACTTTAACGGATATGTTTCTGAAGGATATTTAAGGAAAGAAGATCCTACAGGTACTAAAGTGGAATTTACCGGAGACAACACAGCTCCTTATGACTTTTCTGATGATTTGCGTTCTTTCCAATGGGGCGTACAAGCCGGCGCAAGTTGGAGGGCTTTCAAACGTCTTACGGTACATGGAGATATCACTTGGGGATTAAATAATATCTTCAATAAAGACTTCCAGACAATCACTTTCAATATGTATCCTATTTATCTGAACGTTGGATTCGGATATGCTTTCTAA
- the ilvN gene encoding acetolactate synthase small subunit, giving the protein MDKTLYTIIVHSENFAGLLNQVTAVFTRRQINIESLNVSASSIKGVHKYTITAWTDKDTIEKVTKQITKKIDVLQAHYFTDDEIYQHEIALYKITTPILEEKPEVSKVIRKYNARIVEVNAVFAIVEKNGMGEEITNLYDELRALDCVLQFVRSGRVAITTSCFERVNEYLADRETKYRLKKEKEQNNE; this is encoded by the coding sequence ATGGATAAGACATTATATACGATAATCGTTCATTCGGAGAACTTCGCCGGTTTGCTGAATCAGGTAACCGCAGTGTTTACCCGTCGCCAAATCAATATCGAGAGTCTGAATGTTTCGGCTTCGTCCATCAAGGGCGTACATAAGTACACCATTACCGCATGGACGGATAAAGATACCATTGAGAAAGTGACCAAGCAAATCACCAAGAAGATAGATGTGCTGCAAGCGCACTACTTTACGGATGATGAGATTTATCAGCACGAAATTGCATTGTATAAGATAACAACCCCGATACTGGAAGAAAAACCGGAGGTATCGAAAGTGATCCGTAAGTATAATGCACGTATCGTAGAGGTGAACGCTGTGTTTGCTATCGTAGAGAAGAATGGTATGGGTGAAGAAATCACTAATCTTTATGACGAGCTGCGTGCTCTTGATTGTGTACTTCAGTTTGTCCGTTCAGGACGTGTGGCTATCACCACAAGCTGCTTCGAACGTGTGAACGAATACCTTGCCGACCGTGAAACGAAATATCGCTTGAAAAAAGAGAAGGAGCAAAACAATGAGTGA
- the ilvB gene encoding biosynthetic-type acetolactate synthase large subunit, with product MKDIITGAEALMRSLEYQGAKTIFGYPGGSIMPVFDALYDHRKTLNHILVRHEQGATHAAQGFARVSGEVGVCLVTSGPGATNTITGIADAMIDSTPLVVIAGQVGTGFLGTDAFQEVDLVGITQPITKWSYQIRSAEDVPWAVARAFYVAKSGRPGPVVLDFAKNAQVEKSEYTPAKLDYIRSYQPVPEMDEEAVCQAAELINSAERPLVLVGQGVELGDAQQELRAFIEKAGMPAGCTLLGLSALPTAHPLNKGMLGMHGNLGPNINTNKCDVLIAVGMRFDDRVTGKLDTYAKQAKIIHFDIDPAEIDKNVKTDIAVLGDCKETLAAVTALLKPATHQEWLDSFLPYEKVEEEKVIRPELHPASKSLSMGEVIRAVSEATNHEAVLVTDVGQNQMMSARYFKYSKERSIVTSGGLGTMGFGLPAAIGATFGRPDRTVCVFMGDGGLQMNIQEMGTIMEQKAPVKMILLNNNFLGNVRQWQAMFFNRRYSFTPMLNPDYMKIASAYDIPSHRVMTREELKGAIEEMLATDGPFLLEACVMEEGNVLPMTPPGGSVNQMLLEC from the coding sequence ATGAAAGATATAATAACAGGCGCTGAAGCATTGATGCGTTCCTTGGAATATCAGGGAGCAAAGACCATTTTCGGATATCCGGGTGGCTCCATCATGCCGGTATTTGACGCTTTATACGACCACCGGAAGACATTGAACCACATCTTGGTTCGACACGAACAGGGTGCTACTCATGCCGCGCAAGGTTTTGCCCGCGTATCAGGCGAAGTAGGTGTTTGTCTGGTGACGAGTGGTCCCGGAGCGACAAATACGATAACAGGTATCGCAGATGCTATGATAGACAGTACCCCTTTGGTAGTAATTGCCGGTCAGGTAGGTACAGGATTCCTTGGGACGGATGCTTTTCAGGAAGTTGACCTGGTAGGTATTACGCAGCCTATCACGAAGTGGAGCTATCAGATACGTAGTGCCGAAGATGTGCCTTGGGCTGTAGCCCGCGCTTTCTATGTTGCAAAAAGCGGTCGTCCCGGTCCTGTTGTATTGGACTTTGCCAAGAATGCACAAGTAGAGAAAAGTGAATATACTCCTGCCAAGTTGGATTACATCCGTAGTTACCAGCCTGTTCCCGAAATGGATGAAGAGGCTGTGTGCCAGGCTGCTGAATTGATCAATAGCGCTGAACGTCCGTTGGTATTGGTGGGACAGGGGGTTGAGTTAGGCGATGCACAACAGGAGCTACGCGCTTTCATTGAAAAAGCTGGAATGCCTGCCGGTTGTACGCTGTTGGGACTTTCTGCTTTGCCTACCGCACATCCTTTAAATAAAGGTATGCTGGGTATGCATGGCAACCTGGGACCGAACATCAATACGAATAAGTGCGATGTACTTATCGCCGTAGGTATGCGCTTTGACGACCGTGTAACCGGAAAGCTGGATACGTATGCCAAACAGGCGAAAATCATTCATTTCGATATAGACCCTGCTGAGATAGATAAGAATGTGAAGACAGATATTGCCGTGTTGGGTGACTGTAAGGAGACTCTTGCTGCCGTTACGGCACTTCTGAAACCTGCTACTCACCAGGAATGGTTGGATAGCTTCTTACCTTACGAGAAAGTGGAGGAAGAAAAGGTGATCCGTCCTGAATTGCATCCGGCAAGCAAATCTTTGAGTATGGGAGAAGTGATCCGTGCCGTAAGTGAGGCAACGAATCATGAAGCTGTATTGGTTACTGATGTTGGTCAGAATCAGATGATGTCTGCCCGTTACTTTAAGTATAGTAAGGAACGTAGCATTGTAACTTCCGGTGGATTGGGTACGATGGGCTTCGGACTTCCTGCAGCGATCGGTGCAACTTTCGGACGTCCCGACCGCACTGTATGTGTATTTATGGGTGATGGTGGTTTGCAAATGAACATTCAGGAGATGGGAACCATTATGGAACAGAAGGCTCCCGTTAAGATGATCTTGCTGAATAATAACTTCCTGGGGAATGTACGCCAGTGGCAAGCGATGTTCTTCAATCGTCGCTATTCGTTCACTCCGATGCTGAATCCGGATTATATGAAGATAGCTTCTGCCTACGACATCCCTTCACACCGTGTAATGACGCGTGAAGAACTGAAAGGTGCAATAGAGGAAATGCTTGCTACGGATGGGCCGTTCCTATTGGAAGCCTGCGTTATGGAAGAAGGCAATGTATTGCCGATGACACCTCCGGGTGGTTCGGTAAACCAGATGTTGCTGGAATGCTAA
- a CDS encoding PCMD domain-containing protein: MKIKTLTSCFFLAFAISSCIQDEALNAEADIETCSVPGGVLNREPIIGNDEITLPLKKGADITKLAPEFTLTPGATIEPASGTMRDFTGTDKKPLFYTVTSEDRQWTKQYKVSAMYSGIPTSFHFEEAIPVNDKNGQPIFYNFQETDAIGNLLKWANANEGFNYTGVQAAADDYPTSPSPNGKVGSCVKLTTKSTGDLGAKLEMYIASGNLFTGSFKIVIPEVVKATKFGVPFNHVPVSLKGYYKYKAGETFTVAGKPVSGRKDMCDIYGVFYETDANLNSLDGTNIFTDPHIISVARISDAKETDDWTLFNLTFVNKPGKEVDLEKLQNDGYNLAIVFASSIKGDLFEGAVGSTLYIDEVELSYMH; encoded by the coding sequence ATGAAGATTAAAACGCTAACCTCGTGTTTCTTTTTGGCATTTGCCATATCTTCTTGTATACAAGACGAAGCGCTTAATGCAGAAGCAGATATCGAAACATGTTCTGTTCCGGGAGGTGTATTAAACCGAGAACCGATCATTGGTAACGACGAAATCACCCTACCACTGAAAAAAGGAGCAGATATTACAAAATTAGCTCCTGAATTCACTCTTACGCCGGGAGCAACTATTGAACCGGCCAGTGGAACTATGCGAGACTTTACAGGAACAGATAAAAAGCCACTATTCTATACGGTCACATCAGAAGATAGACAGTGGACAAAACAGTACAAGGTAAGTGCCATGTATTCTGGTATTCCTACTAGTTTTCATTTTGAAGAAGCAATACCCGTAAATGATAAGAATGGGCAACCTATCTTTTACAATTTCCAGGAAACTGATGCTATAGGTAATTTGTTGAAATGGGCAAATGCCAATGAAGGTTTCAATTATACTGGAGTACAAGCTGCTGCCGATGATTACCCCACCAGTCCTTCTCCTAATGGAAAAGTAGGAAGTTGTGTAAAACTAACGACTAAAAGCACCGGTGACTTAGGTGCCAAATTAGAAATGTATATTGCTTCCGGGAATTTATTCACGGGAAGCTTCAAAATTGTAATTCCTGAAGTGGTGAAAGCAACCAAATTTGGAGTCCCCTTTAACCACGTACCTGTATCTCTGAAAGGTTATTATAAATACAAAGCAGGAGAAACCTTTACTGTAGCAGGGAAACCGGTCAGTGGAAGAAAAGATATGTGCGATATCTACGGCGTATTCTATGAAACAGATGCAAACCTGAATTCACTAGACGGTACAAATATCTTCACCGATCCGCACATTATATCTGTTGCACGTATCTCCGATGCAAAAGAAACAGACGATTGGACCTTATTCAATCTTACCTTCGTTAATAAACCGGGTAAAGAAGTTGATTTGGAAAAACTACAAAATGACGGTTACAACCTTGCTATCGTATTTGCTTCAAGTATCAAAGGTGATTTATTTGAAGGAGCAGTAGGAAGTACTCTATATATTGATGAGGTAGAATTAAGTTATATGCATTAA
- the ilvD gene encoding dihydroxy-acid dehydratase, with amino-acid sequence MKHQLRSSFSTQGRRMAGARALWMANGMKKEQLGKPIIAIVNSFTQFVPGHVHLHEIGQQVKAEIEKLGCFAAEFNTIAIDDGIAMGHDGMLYSLPSRDIIADSVEYMVNAHKADAMVCISNCDKITPGMLMAAMRLNIPTVFVSGGPMEAGEWNGQHLDLIDAMIKSADESVSDADVAQIEQHACPSCGCCSGMFTANSMNCLNEAIGLALPGNGTIVATHANRTQLFKDAAKLIVENAYKYYEDGDDSVLPRSIATRQAFLNAMTLDIAMGGSTNTVLHLLAVAHEAEADFSMDDIDMLSRKTPCLCKVAPNTQKYHIQDVNRAGGIIAIMSELAKGGLVDTNVKRVDGMTLADVIDKYGITSPNVCEEAVKKYKSAAAGKFNLVLGSQDVYYKELDTDRAGGCIRDLEHAYSKDGGLAVLKGNIAQDGCVVKTAGVDESIWKFTGPAKVFDSQDAACDGILAGKVVSGDVVVITHEGPKGGPGMQEMLYPTSYIKSRHLGKECALITDGRFSGGTSGLSIGHISPEAAAGGNIGKIQDGDIIEIDIPGRAINVKLTDEELAARPMTPVTRQREVSKSLKAYASMVSSADKGAVRLID; translated from the coding sequence ATGAAACACCAATTACGCAGTTCGTTCAGCACGCAAGGCCGCCGTATGGCAGGGGCTCGTGCGTTGTGGATGGCAAATGGCATGAAGAAGGAGCAATTAGGAAAACCTATTATCGCAATTGTCAACTCATTTACACAGTTTGTTCCGGGACATGTGCATCTGCACGAAATCGGACAACAGGTGAAAGCTGAGATTGAGAAGCTGGGATGCTTTGCTGCCGAATTCAACACGATTGCCATTGACGATGGTATTGCGATGGGACACGATGGAATGCTTTATTCGCTTCCTTCACGCGACATCATTGCCGACAGCGTAGAGTATATGGTGAACGCGCATAAAGCGGATGCGATGGTTTGCATCAGTAACTGTGACAAGATTACTCCGGGTATGTTGATGGCGGCGATGCGCCTTAATATCCCTACTGTATTCGTTTCAGGCGGACCGATGGAAGCCGGTGAATGGAACGGTCAGCATCTGGATTTGATCGATGCTATGATTAAGTCGGCTGATGAAAGTGTAAGTGATGCCGATGTGGCTCAGATAGAACAACATGCTTGTCCTTCTTGTGGTTGTTGTTCCGGTATGTTTACCGCTAACTCGATGAACTGTCTGAATGAAGCTATCGGACTGGCATTGCCGGGCAATGGTACGATTGTGGCTACTCATGCCAATCGTACACAACTGTTCAAGGATGCTGCCAAACTGATTGTTGAAAATGCTTATAAATATTATGAAGATGGGGATGACAGTGTGCTCCCCCGTAGCATCGCTACCCGTCAGGCTTTTCTGAATGCCATGACGCTGGATATTGCGATGGGGGGGTCTACCAACACAGTGCTTCACCTCCTGGCTGTAGCACACGAGGCAGAGGCAGATTTCAGTATGGATGACATCGATATGCTGTCACGTAAGACTCCCTGTCTGTGTAAGGTTGCTCCGAATACTCAGAAGTATCACATTCAAGATGTAAATCGTGCCGGAGGCATCATCGCTATCATGAGCGAGCTTGCCAAAGGCGGATTAGTCGATACGAACGTAAAGCGTGTAGACGGTATGACGCTGGCGGATGTAATCGACAAATACGGTATTACCAGCCCGAATGTTTGCGAAGAAGCTGTGAAGAAATATAAGAGCGCAGCTGCCGGAAAGTTCAATCTGGTACTGGGTTCGCAAGATGTCTATTATAAAGAATTGGATACTGACCGTGCCGGAGGTTGCATTCGCGATCTGGAACATGCTTATAGCAAAGACGGTGGTCTGGCAGTACTGAAAGGTAATATCGCTCAGGATGGCTGTGTAGTGAAAACGGCAGGTGTGGATGAAAGCATTTGGAAATTTACGGGTCCTGCTAAAGTGTTCGATTCACAGGACGCTGCTTGCGATGGTATCCTTGCTGGAAAAGTGGTCAGCGGTGATGTTGTGGTCATCACACACGAAGGTCCGAAAGGCGGTCCCGGTATGCAGGAAATGCTCTATCCGACTTCTTATATCAAATCGCGCCATCTGGGCAAGGAATGTGCACTGATTACGGACGGTCGTTTCAGTGGCGGTACGTCAGGATTGAGTATCGGACATATTTCTCCCGAAGCGGCTGCCGGAGGTAATATCGGTAAGATTCAGGATGGTGACATCATCGAGATTGATATTCCCGGACGTGCTATCAACGTCAAACTGACGGATGAGGAACTAGCTGCCCGCCCGATGACTCCCGTCACCCGTCAACGCGAAGTTTCAAAGAGCTTGAAGGCATATGCCAGTATGGTAAGTTCTGCCGATAAGGGTGCAGTGAGACTGATTGATTAA
- a CDS encoding PCMD domain-containing protein translates to MKKNLFYLFALICSMSVFTACKDDEEPEVPPTVEDVVAEYSGENLKLAVEGAGAVAQDAKIELAKSDASDKVTIVLFNVVPGVTEFKIPNAEFSVITKSIYASTLKGEVSDDVSGYNVKVEGTVDEKVLTANVTLTEIEGDTVNVTSFYKKVYKGDMDINVSNIPNPVTMEQRVYISKPYSYKMEQRDTAMIKLAIKNFAFEGIELGDITVDTIPVVKRGEVYAFGAEARILKLQDPIGEVTADLNGTIIGEDMTLKLNIDALGLKVKVDFQGGSVVESQTINMEEMIIESDAVLEQKKTGTTALTLKIWDNTPDKDLLITPSYKVTDKGSVEYILVHVAGQDDVRLSQDQIDGKQPIDFSVLKGSDDYIKYHMVAEDPNTTKDFLIKIERFVTTMVFDMKEWGEKDPVGLTSSNDAATLLPLMGIIMPDDPKLPVVKAADGAARVTTFKTLTKEGNNPTLVPAITAGTLFSGVFSINITNTLKSTKFGLPYNKKPSKFTFTYKYTPGSPVYQSVTKDGRNHAVLVDDKEVDQCSIAAYLFEVSSYDEALDGTNVNTSDKVILKAELTDGTAKSDYQTLTVDFKETGNGSYDATKKYKLAIVCTSSKWGDQFMGADLSSLYVKYLAVE, encoded by the coding sequence ATGAAGAAGAATTTATTTTATTTGTTTGCATTGATCTGCTCAATGAGTGTATTCACTGCTTGTAAAGATGACGAAGAGCCGGAAGTTCCTCCTACAGTAGAGGATGTAGTAGCTGAATATTCTGGAGAGAACCTCAAATTAGCAGTTGAAGGTGCGGGGGCTGTTGCACAAGATGCTAAAATTGAACTTGCTAAATCGGATGCTAGTGATAAAGTAACTATCGTTTTATTTAACGTGGTTCCTGGAGTTACTGAATTCAAAATACCTAATGCTGAATTTTCTGTAATAACGAAGAGCATCTATGCCAGTACCTTGAAAGGAGAGGTTTCAGATGATGTATCTGGGTACAATGTAAAAGTAGAAGGTACGGTTGATGAGAAGGTGTTGACAGCTAATGTGACATTGACGGAAATAGAAGGTGATACGGTAAACGTAACTTCTTTCTATAAAAAGGTATATAAAGGTGATATGGATATTAATGTATCTAATATTCCTAATCCGGTAACAATGGAACAGCGTGTTTACATCAGCAAACCTTATTCTTATAAAATGGAGCAAAGAGATACAGCTATGATAAAATTAGCTATTAAGAACTTTGCTTTTGAGGGAATTGAGCTGGGTGATATCACAGTAGATACTATTCCTGTAGTAAAAAGAGGTGAGGTCTATGCTTTTGGAGCAGAAGCCAGAATATTGAAGTTACAAGATCCTATCGGTGAAGTGACCGCTGATCTGAATGGTACGATTATCGGTGAAGATATGACTTTAAAACTTAATATTGATGCACTGGGATTGAAAGTAAAAGTTGATTTCCAAGGTGGAAGTGTAGTTGAGAGTCAGACTATAAATATGGAAGAAATGATCATCGAAAGTGATGCAGTTCTGGAACAGAAAAAGACGGGTACTACAGCTCTGACACTGAAGATTTGGGATAATACTCCGGATAAAGATTTGCTGATAACCCCTAGCTATAAAGTGACAGATAAAGGTTCGGTTGAGTACATTTTGGTACATGTAGCCGGTCAAGACGATGTGCGTCTGTCTCAGGACCAGATAGATGGTAAGCAGCCAATTGACTTTTCCGTATTGAAGGGCAGCGATGATTATATTAAATATCATATGGTAGCAGAAGATCCTAATACAACTAAAGATTTTCTTATTAAGATAGAGCGTTTTGTTACAACTATGGTGTTTGATATGAAAGAATGGGGAGAAAAGGATCCGGTAGGTCTGACTTCTTCTAATGATGCGGCTACTTTATTGCCCTTAATGGGAATTATTATGCCTGATGATCCGAAACTTCCTGTAGTGAAAGCTGCTGATGGTGCTGCCCGGGTAACTACTTTCAAAACATTAACAAAAGAAGGAAATAATCCTACTTTGGTACCTGCAATAACTGCCGGAACTTTATTCTCTGGTGTTTTTAGCATTAATATTACGAATACGTTGAAGAGTACTAAATTTGGTTTGCCTTATAACAAGAAGCCTAGTAAGTTTACTTTTACTTATAAATATACTCCGGGTTCACCTGTGTATCAAAGTGTAACAAAGGATGGTAGGAATCATGCTGTGCTTGTTGATGATAAGGAAGTAGATCAATGCTCTATAGCAGCTTATTTATTTGAGGTGAGCAGCTATGATGAAGCTTTGGATGGTACGAATGTCAATACGTCTGATAAGGTTATTCTGAAAGCTGAATTAACAGACGGAACAGCAAAGAGTGATTATCAAACATTAACTGTTGATTTCAAAGAAACTGGTAATGGTTCATATGATGCAACTAAGAAATATAAGTTGGCTATTGTATGTACTTCCAGTAAATGGGGCGACCAGTTTATGGGAGCTGATTTGAGTAGCTTGTACGTGAAATATTTAGCTGTGGAATAA
- a CDS encoding serine dehydratase subunit alpha family protein, with amino-acid sequence MITETERKRIIDLIHQEVVPAIGCTEPIAVALCVAKATETLGTKPEKINVLLSANILKNAMGVGIPGTGMIGLPIAIALGALIGKSEYQLEVLKDSTPDVVEEGKRFIEEKRIHISLKENIEEKLYIEVCCEAGDDKATAVIAGGHTTFIYIERNGEVQFQKQHTASCEKEEECLELTLRKVYDFALNTPLDEISFILETARLNKAAAERSFEGNYGHGLGKMLRGTYEHKVMGDSVFSHILSYTSGACDARMAGAMIPVMSNSGSGNQGISATLPVLVYAEENDKSEEELIRALMLSHLTVIYIKQSLGRLSALCGCVVAATGSSCGITWLMGGTYDQVAYAVQNMIANLTGMICDGAKPSCALKVTTGVSTAVLSAIMAMENRCVTSVEGIIDEDVDQSIRNLTKIGSKGMNETDKLVLEIMTGKN; translated from the coding sequence ATGATAACGGAAACGGAGAGAAAACGGATAATAGACCTGATACATCAGGAAGTGGTGCCGGCTATTGGGTGTACAGAGCCCATTGCTGTAGCATTGTGCGTAGCTAAAGCAACAGAAACACTGGGGACAAAGCCGGAAAAAATTAATGTGTTGCTAAGTGCTAATATTCTGAAAAACGCTATGGGAGTAGGCATTCCGGGTACCGGAATGATTGGCTTACCCATTGCTATTGCCTTGGGTGCGCTGATAGGAAAATCAGAATATCAGTTGGAAGTGTTAAAAGACAGCACGCCTGATGTAGTGGAAGAGGGGAAACGTTTCATTGAGGAAAAGCGTATTCATATTTCGTTGAAAGAGAATATTGAAGAGAAATTGTATATTGAAGTATGCTGTGAGGCCGGAGATGATAAAGCAACAGCTGTGATTGCCGGAGGACATACCACCTTTATATATATAGAACGTAACGGAGAAGTCCAATTTCAGAAACAACATACTGCAAGCTGTGAAAAAGAAGAGGAATGCCTGGAACTGACTTTACGTAAAGTTTATGATTTTGCGCTGAACACTCCACTGGATGAGATCAGTTTTATTCTTGAAACAGCCCGCTTGAATAAGGCGGCTGCCGAACGTTCTTTTGAAGGCAACTATGGTCATGGTCTGGGTAAGATGTTGCGTGGTACTTATGAACATAAAGTGATGGGAGATAGTGTCTTCTCACATATTTTGTCTTATACATCAGGTGCCTGTGATGCTCGTATGGCAGGGGCTATGATTCCGGTAATGAGCAATTCCGGTAGTGGAAATCAAGGTATCTCTGCCACTTTGCCTGTACTGGTTTACGCTGAAGAGAATGATAAATCCGAAGAAGAACTGATACGTGCTCTGATGTTGAGTCATCTGACGGTGATCTACATTAAACAAAGCTTGGGGCGTTTGTCCGCTTTATGTGGCTGTGTGGTTGCTGCTACAGGTTCCAGTTGCGGTATTACTTGGTTGATGGGAGGAACTTACGACCAGGTGGCTTATGCCGTTCAGAATATGATAGCCAACCTTACGGGTATGATTTGTGACGGTGCGAAGCCCAGCTGTGCGTTGAAAGTAACCACTGGTGTATCTACCGCTGTTCTTTCTGCCATCATGGCTATGGAAAACCGTTGTGTAACTTCTGTAGAAGGTATTATTGATGAAGATGTGGATCAGAGTATCCGTAATCTGACCAAGATAGGATCGAAAGGAATGAATGAGACGGATAAATTGGTGCTGGAGATAATGACAGGGAAGAATTGA
- a CDS encoding acyl-[acyl-carrier-protein] thioesterase, whose protein sequence is MSENDKIGKYKFVAEPFHVDFTGRLTMGVLGNHLLNCAGFHASDRGFGIATLNEDNYTWVLSRLAIELDEMPFQYEDFTIWTWVENVYRLFTDRNFALLDKDGRKIGYARSIWAMINLNTRKPADLLALHGGSIVDYVCDEPCPIEKPSRIKVTSTEPVATLKAKYSDIDINGHVNSIRYIEHIMDLFPIEMYKENRIRRFEMAYVAESYYGDELTLYKDELGDGIFDIEVKKNGSEVVCRSKVIFTEK, encoded by the coding sequence ATGAGTGAGAATGATAAGATAGGAAAATACAAGTTCGTAGCGGAACCCTTTCACGTGGACTTCACCGGACGCCTCACCATGGGGGTGCTGGGCAATCACTTGCTGAACTGTGCCGGCTTCCATGCCAGCGACCGTGGATTTGGTATAGCTACGCTGAATGAAGATAACTACACATGGGTACTCTCCCGCCTTGCCATCGAACTGGATGAAATGCCTTTTCAGTATGAAGACTTTACCATCTGGACTTGGGTGGAGAATGTGTACCGCCTTTTCACAGATCGTAACTTTGCCCTGTTGGACAAAGACGGAAGGAAGATTGGTTATGCACGTTCCATATGGGCCATGATTAACCTCAATACCCGCAAGCCTGCCGATTTGCTGGCATTGCATGGAGGTAGCATTGTAGATTATGTGTGCGATGAACCTTGCCCTATTGAGAAACCTTCACGTATCAAAGTGACTTCTACCGAACCGGTAGCTACACTGAAAGCTAAATACAGTGATATCGACATCAACGGACATGTGAACAGCATCCGCTACATCGAACATATCATGGATTTGTTTCCGATAGAGATGTATAAAGAAAATCGTATCCGTCGTTTTGAAATGGCCTATGTAGCTGAGAGCTATTACGGTGACGAGCTTACGCTCTATAAAGATGAGTTGGGAGACGGAATTTTCGATATTGAAGTGAAAAAGAATGGCAGCGAAGTCGTTTGTCGTTCGAAAGTGATATTTACAGAGAAATAA
- a CDS encoding FKBP-type peptidyl-prolyl cis-trans isomerase, producing the protein METVENKYITVAYKLYAIEDGEKDFTEEATAEHPFQFISGLGLTLESFEDQVKDLKAGDKFDFTIACADAYGDFDEEHVIDLPKQIFEVDGKFDSERIVAGNVVPLMTSEGQRINGTVQEIKADVVVMDINHPLAGCDLNFVGEVIESRPATNEELAEIARMMSGGGCSCGCDSCGDGCGDGCGDHDHQGCGCGCNH; encoded by the coding sequence ATGGAAACAGTAGAAAACAAGTACATTACCGTAGCTTATAAATTATACGCTATAGAAGATGGTGAAAAAGATTTCACCGAAGAAGCCACTGCAGAACATCCGTTCCAGTTCATTTCCGGTCTGGGTCTGACTTTAGAGTCTTTCGAAGATCAGGTGAAAGACCTGAAAGCAGGTGACAAGTTTGATTTCACAATCGCTTGTGCAGATGCTTACGGTGACTTTGACGAAGAACATGTAATCGACCTTCCGAAGCAAATCTTTGAAGTAGATGGTAAGTTCGATAGCGAACGTATTGTAGCCGGTAACGTAGTGCCTTTGATGACCTCTGAAGGTCAACGTATCAACGGAACCGTACAAGAAATTAAAGCAGACGTAGTGGTAATGGATATAAATCACCCCTTGGCAGGTTGCGACCTGAACTTTGTAGGTGAAGTAATAGAAAGCCGCCCGGCAACCAATGAAGAATTAGCTGAAATCGCTCGTATGATGAGTGGCGGTGGATGCAGTTGCGGTTGCGATAGCTGTGGTGACGGTTGCGGCGACGGATGCGGCGATCACGATCACCAGGGATGTGGATGCGGATGCAATCATTAA